A genomic stretch from Thauera sp. GDN1 includes:
- a CDS encoding DUF2062 domain-containing protein gives MLERFLPTRDAITRSRLLRWLGPRIHDPLLWHVNRRSVARGVAMGVFFGLMIPVAQIPAAAVASLLLRGNLWIAAVSTLVSNPLTYGPLYYFAYRLGAGVIGAHTPAELTPGDVEQPFRVMDSFAQAWAWLTGIGQPLLMGMLIMAVTGSIVAYLLTQLVWRLRVTAKWRKLRRERKLRAAAAGERAIGSA, from the coding sequence ATGCTCGAACGCTTCCTGCCTACCCGCGACGCCATCACGCGCAGCCGTCTGCTGCGCTGGCTCGGGCCGCGCATCCACGATCCGCTGCTGTGGCATGTCAATCGGCGTTCGGTGGCGCGCGGCGTGGCGATGGGCGTGTTCTTCGGGCTGATGATCCCGGTCGCGCAGATCCCCGCGGCGGCGGTCGCCTCCCTGCTGCTGCGCGGCAACCTGTGGATCGCCGCGGTCTCCACGCTGGTCAGCAATCCGCTGACCTACGGCCCCCTGTACTACTTCGCCTACCGGCTCGGCGCCGGCGTGATCGGCGCACACACGCCGGCCGAACTCACGCCCGGCGACGTCGAGCAGCCCTTCCGCGTGATGGACTCGTTCGCCCAGGCCTGGGCCTGGCTCACCGGCATCGGCCAGCCGCTGCTGATGGGGATGCTGATCATGGCGGTCACCGGGTCCATCGTCGCCTATCTGCTCACCCAGCTCGTCTGGCGCCTGCGCGTCACCGCCAAGTGGCGCAAGCTGCGCCGCGAACGCAAGCTGCGCGCCGCGGCCGCAGGGGAGCGAGCTATTGGAAGCGCCTGA
- the glnE gene encoding bifunctional [glutamate--ammonia ligase]-adenylyl-L-tyrosine phosphorylase/[glutamate--ammonia-ligase] adenylyltransferase, whose product MSSLPDALPQPVRSARRLSRYLSRMLDSQPWLGAALADSIAGPIGEADLQRFLAAREAVSGGGDAALRPALRQLRIWVLCHLVVRDLACAAPLQEVTTTMTLLAEVAIRHAHDVLRAALVERYGQPLSPTGWEQELLVIGMGKLGGRELNVSSDIDLIFIYPEDGDTGGRKVISNFEFFERLGKQLIQALAEVTEHGQVFRVDMRLRPNGDSGPLVCCFDMLENYFMTQGREWERYAWIKGRVLLGERWQELRNIARPFVFRKYLDFGAINAMRELHAQIRREVARRDRANNVKLGPGGIREIEFIAQVFQLIRGGRDVALQVRPTLRVLSLLPERGILSTQTVEELSTAYVFLRRLEHRLQYLDDAQTHDLPTKAEDQALVAETMGFADYPALLAVLDAHRKVVSRHFDSVFGDPSEEDHSLDATWTNAEDTEATTNALGELGYRRPQAGAERLAAIHASPRYRQLPNNIKSRLDALMPRMIEAAAATPGADDTLARMLDLIEAIGRRGAYLALLQQYPQALRRVADLMSASRWGAQFLTRHPILLDEMLDARNLESAPDWQAFRASLAAELESLEPDMERQMDVMRERHHAQVFRLLTQDLAGLLTVEKLADHLSELADLVLDLTLPLCWRRIKIRHREEPKFAVISYGKLGGKELGYASDLDIVFLYDDDAPEASEVYTRLAQRTNTWLSSQTAAGQLFDTDLRLRPNGESGLLVSSLEAFRKYQTESAWVWEHQALTRARFSAGDRALGEAFERIRCEVLRMKRELDGLRAEVLAMRRKMRDAHGGKSELFDLKHDEGGLIDVEFLIQYLVLGHSHDHPQLTGNLGNIALLRIAGEIGLIPADLAAACADSYRELRRLQHRQRLNDRPSRIDADEAEPARAPVRALWRLVFGE is encoded by the coding sequence ATGTCCTCCCTACCCGACGCCCTGCCGCAGCCGGTGCGCTCCGCCCGCCGCCTGTCGCGTTATCTGTCGCGCATGCTGGACAGCCAGCCCTGGCTGGGTGCCGCCCTTGCCGACAGCATCGCAGGGCCGATCGGCGAGGCCGACTTGCAGCGCTTCCTCGCCGCGCGCGAGGCGGTGTCCGGCGGCGGCGACGCCGCGTTGCGCCCGGCCCTTCGCCAGCTGCGGATCTGGGTGCTGTGCCATCTGGTCGTGCGCGACCTCGCCTGCGCGGCCCCGCTGCAGGAAGTCACCACGACCATGACCCTGCTCGCCGAGGTCGCGATCCGCCACGCCCACGACGTGCTGCGCGCCGCGCTGGTCGAGCGTTACGGCCAGCCGCTGTCGCCCACCGGCTGGGAGCAGGAGCTGCTGGTGATCGGCATGGGCAAGCTCGGCGGGCGCGAGCTCAACGTGTCCTCCGACATCGACCTGATCTTCATCTACCCCGAGGACGGCGACACCGGCGGCCGCAAGGTGATCAGCAACTTCGAGTTTTTCGAACGCCTCGGCAAGCAGCTGATCCAGGCCCTGGCCGAGGTCACCGAGCATGGCCAGGTCTTCCGCGTCGACATGCGCCTGCGCCCCAACGGCGACTCCGGTCCGCTGGTGTGCTGCTTCGACATGCTGGAGAACTACTTCATGACCCAGGGCCGGGAGTGGGAACGCTACGCCTGGATCAAGGGCCGGGTGCTGCTCGGCGAACGCTGGCAGGAGCTGCGCAACATCGCCCGCCCCTTCGTGTTCCGCAAGTACCTCGACTTCGGCGCGATCAACGCCATGCGCGAGCTGCACGCGCAGATCCGGCGCGAGGTCGCCCGCCGCGACCGCGCCAACAACGTCAAGCTCGGCCCCGGCGGCATCCGCGAGATCGAGTTCATCGCCCAGGTCTTCCAGCTCATCCGCGGCGGCCGCGACGTCGCGCTGCAGGTGCGGCCGACGCTGAGGGTGCTGTCCCTGCTGCCCGAGCGCGGCATCCTGTCGACGCAGACGGTGGAGGAGCTGAGCACCGCCTACGTCTTCCTGCGCCGGCTGGAGCACCGCCTGCAGTATCTGGACGACGCGCAGACCCACGACCTGCCGACGAAGGCCGAGGACCAGGCGCTGGTCGCCGAGACCATGGGCTTCGCCGACTACCCGGCGCTGCTGGCCGTGCTCGATGCCCACCGCAAGGTGGTGAGCCGCCACTTCGACAGCGTGTTCGGCGACCCCTCGGAGGAAGACCACAGCCTGGACGCGACCTGGACCAACGCCGAGGACACCGAGGCCACGACCAACGCCCTCGGCGAGCTCGGCTACCGCCGCCCGCAGGCCGGCGCCGAACGCCTGGCGGCGATCCACGCCAGCCCGCGCTACCGCCAGCTCCCGAACAACATCAAGAGCCGGCTCGACGCGCTGATGCCGCGCATGATCGAGGCCGCCGCCGCCACCCCCGGGGCGGACGACACGCTGGCGCGCATGCTCGACCTGATCGAGGCCATCGGCCGCCGCGGCGCCTATCTCGCCCTGCTGCAGCAGTATCCGCAGGCGCTGCGCCGGGTGGCGGACCTGATGAGCGCCTCGCGCTGGGGCGCACAGTTCCTGACCCGCCACCCGATCCTGCTCGACGAGATGCTGGACGCGCGCAACCTGGAGAGCGCACCCGACTGGCAGGCCTTCCGCGCCAGCCTGGCCGCCGAGCTCGAGTCGCTCGAGCCCGACATGGAGCGCCAGATGGACGTGATGCGCGAGCGCCACCACGCCCAGGTGTTCCGCCTGCTCACCCAGGATCTCGCCGGCCTGCTGACGGTGGAGAAGCTCGCCGACCACCTGTCCGAACTCGCCGACCTCGTGCTCGACCTCACCCTGCCGCTGTGCTGGCGACGGATCAAGATCCGCCATCGCGAGGAACCGAAGTTCGCCGTGATCAGCTACGGCAAGCTCGGCGGCAAGGAGCTCGGCTACGCCTCAGACCTCGACATCGTCTTCCTCTACGACGACGACGCCCCCGAGGCGTCCGAGGTCTATACCCGGCTCGCCCAGCGCACCAACACCTGGCTGTCGAGCCAGACCGCGGCCGGGCAGCTCTTCGACACCGACCTGCGCCTGCGTCCGAACGGCGAATCCGGCCTGCTCGTCAGCTCGCTCGAGGCCTTCCGCAAGTACCAGACGGAATCGGCCTGGGTGTGGGAGCACCAGGCGCTGACGCGGGCACGCTTCTCGGCCGGCGACCGCGCGCTCGGCGAGGCCTTCGAGCGCATCCGCTGCGAGGTGCTGCGCATGAAGCGCGAGCTCGACGGCCTGCGCGCCGAGGTGCTGGCGATGCGCAGGAAGATGCGTGACGCACATGGCGGCAAGAGCGAACTCTTCGACCTCAAGCACGACGAGGGCGGGCTGATCGACGTCGAGTTCCTGATCCAGTATCTGGTGCTCGGCCACAGCCACGACCACCCGCAGCTCACCGGCAACCTCGGCAACATCGCGCTGCTGCGCATCGCCGGCGAGATCGGGCTGATCCCCGCCGACCTCGCCGCCGCCTGCGCCGACAGCTACCGCGAACTGCGCCGGCTGCAGCACCGCCAGCGCCTCAACGACCGCCCCTCGCGGATCGATGCGGACGAGGCCGAGCCCGCGCGCGCGCCGGTGCGCGCGCTGTGGCGGCTGGTGTTCGGCGAATGA
- a CDS encoding CYTH and CHAD domain-containing protein has protein sequence MSNEIELKLALPKNALPALRRHPLVAAAEKLGNASTLDNTYFDTPALALKARKVAVRTRRQGRQMLQTVKCAAVSSGGLSSRPEWEQPWTGAFDFSAVDQPEAARLLARHRDDLVPVFTTRFRRETRRHAPTPELSILLMIDTGEVTVRTPDGTERSAPICELELELERGRAQDLVELACTLAQDLPLMPADISKAERGYRLFLDTPPSPLRAEASTIAAGQNVVDAFRNLAFSCVRQWQGNAAAALASAAPDAIHPDFIHQLRVSQRRLRALLKLFAPALPENFAGTWNARLRDNAERFGDARDLDVFYAELLEPVTPEGLADPAAMAALLDTVHQARNEARRFASHNLDMATQGRLLLAFTADLHRLPVGSLAAAVDLRAFARLRLSRLRKRARRRAAAAASLEPTRLHALRIAFKLLRYGVEFFAPLFPARTVERYLEGVVRAQTALGFLQDVDIARQRLITWTQANPALAPAAAFVLGWHAPRYARLRRRVLHECAPLLEGRKPW, from the coding sequence ATGAGCAACGAAATCGAACTCAAGCTTGCCCTGCCGAAAAACGCGCTACCTGCCCTGCGCCGCCATCCCTTGGTCGCAGCGGCGGAGAAGCTCGGCAACGCCAGCACGCTGGACAACACCTATTTCGACACCCCCGCGCTCGCGCTCAAGGCGCGCAAGGTGGCGGTGCGCACCCGCCGCCAGGGCCGGCAGATGCTGCAGACCGTGAAGTGCGCGGCCGTCTCCAGCGGCGGCCTTTCGAGCCGGCCGGAATGGGAGCAGCCGTGGACCGGCGCCTTCGACTTCTCGGCGGTGGACCAGCCCGAGGCCGCCAGGCTGCTCGCCCGCCACCGCGACGACCTGGTGCCGGTGTTCACCACCCGCTTCCGCCGCGAGACGCGCCGCCACGCGCCCACGCCGGAGCTCTCCATCCTGCTGATGATCGACACCGGCGAGGTCACCGTGCGCACGCCGGACGGCACCGAGCGCAGCGCGCCGATCTGCGAGCTCGAACTCGAGCTCGAGCGCGGCCGCGCGCAGGATCTCGTCGAGCTCGCGTGCACGCTGGCGCAGGACCTGCCGCTGATGCCGGCAGACATCTCCAAGGCCGAGCGTGGCTACCGACTGTTCCTCGACACCCCGCCAAGCCCGCTGCGCGCCGAAGCGTCGACGATCGCCGCCGGCCAGAACGTCGTCGACGCCTTCCGCAACCTGGCCTTTTCCTGCGTGCGCCAGTGGCAGGGCAATGCCGCCGCCGCGCTCGCCAGCGCCGCCCCCGACGCCATCCATCCCGACTTCATCCACCAGCTGCGCGTCTCCCAGCGCCGGCTGCGCGCGCTGCTCAAACTGTTCGCGCCGGCGCTGCCGGAGAACTTCGCCGGCACCTGGAACGCCCGCCTGCGCGACAACGCCGAGCGCTTCGGCGACGCCCGCGATCTCGACGTCTTTTACGCCGAGCTGCTCGAACCGGTCACGCCCGAGGGTCTCGCCGACCCGGCGGCGATGGCCGCGCTCCTCGACACCGTGCACCAGGCGCGCAACGAGGCCCGCCGCTTCGCCAGCCACAACCTCGACATGGCCACCCAGGGCCGGCTGCTGCTCGCCTTCACCGCCGACCTCCACCGCCTGCCGGTCGGCAGTCTCGCCGCCGCGGTGGACCTGCGCGCGTTCGCACGCCTGCGCCTGAGCCGCCTGAGGAAGCGCGCCCGGCGCCGGGCCGCAGCCGCGGCCAGCCTCGAGCCCACCCGCCTCCATGCGCTCCGCATCGCCTTCAAGCTGCTGCGCTACGGGGTCGAGTTCTTCGCCCCGCTGTTCCCCGCGCGCACCGTCGAGCGCTACCTCGAGGGCGTGGTGCGGGCGCAGACCGCGCTCGGCTTCCTGCAGGACGTGGATATCGCCCGCCAGCGCCTCATCACCTGGACGCAGGCGAATCCGGCGCTCGCACCCGCGGCCGCGTTCGTGCTCGGCTGGCATGCGCCGCGCTACGCCCGCCTGCGCCGCCGCGTGCTGCACGAATGCGCGCCACTGCTGGAGGGGAGGAAGCCATGGTGA
- a CDS encoding NUDIX hydrolase, translating into MKDRPWKPNVTVAAVIERDGRFLLVEEETPEGLRFNQPAGHLEEGESLEEAAVREALEETAHRFVPEYLVGIYQWTRPQGDITYLRFAYGGRIEGEEVGRRLDEGIVRAVWMSIDEVRATADRHRSPLILRCIEDWLAGERHPLALVRHYR; encoded by the coding sequence TTGAAGGATCGTCCCTGGAAACCCAACGTCACCGTCGCCGCCGTGATCGAGCGCGACGGCCGCTTCCTGCTGGTCGAGGAGGAAACGCCCGAGGGCCTGCGCTTCAACCAGCCCGCCGGCCACCTCGAGGAAGGCGAGTCGCTGGAAGAGGCGGCGGTGCGCGAGGCGCTGGAGGAAACCGCGCACCGCTTCGTGCCCGAATACCTGGTCGGCATCTATCAGTGGACGCGGCCGCAGGGTGACATCACCTACCTGCGCTTCGCCTACGGCGGGCGGATCGAGGGCGAGGAGGTCGGGCGCCGGCTGGACGAGGGCATCGTTCGTGCGGTGTGGATGAGCATCGATGAGGTGCGCGCCACCGCCGACCGCCATCGCAGCCCGCTGATCCTGCGCTGCATCGAGGACTGGCTCGCCGGCGAGCGCCACCCGCTGGCGCTGGTGCGCCACTACCGCTGA
- a CDS encoding YhdP family protein: MRNAIAWLLRVLVLAWLVAAGTVLVVRHVVMPAVGGFREPIAALLAQQLDLPVAIDHIEGAWAGWRPRVRIEGLRIADREGREALTLGEVDAVVAWSSLLKGAPHFDRLDIRAPELVLRRDPAGKIFVAGIPLPADEGGEAGGLDWLLAQRQITIHGARLVWQDELRAAPALELEDLAFRLDRRGGALRVALDARPPPALASALRVRAELRRGLQLADLQRPWPAIGRLYLELERADLGGWQPWLDYPLALAGHGGLRAWLDAEEEGALALTADLALDGVSTRLAEALPELQVAHLAGRLMLARDATGTRLSSRALTLSLADGLAVAPTDFELGLEQAADGAIAGGTMNANRLDFAALAVLAGYLPLDEGVRARLARFEPSGSVEDLRLKWRGEPGAPSHWALTARFDGVGLLAREGWPGLGGLSGSIDGDADGGRFRLAGSGMHLDLPMVFDPGRLEFDRLRAEGGWQRRDGRLEIALDGAEFDNADAAGTASGRYWPTADGTGAVDLQARLSRAQATSVWRYLPRVVNAHTREWVQHGIRAAGVPEARLRLQGRLADFPFRDGSGQFLVTVRVADGVLDYASGWPGIDGIQGELRFEGPGMRIAAERGRILGVDLVDVVADVPDLDARPSEIMTITGRARGPTAEFLRFVAESPVSERIGGFTDDIRAEGRGELDLKLVMPLRNVRETEVEGEFRFAGNRVELLDGLPALERAAGKVRFTGDSLAIPEARAQFLGHPATVSAQTAADGAVRFEASGRADAGAVRARYALPPLDGLSGTAGWQAAIRVGKGGTRVEVASDLLGFASSLPAPLNKSAGDAWPSRFVFEHPAGGEVDGIALQIGGQLRADLQRARDEVGTLRGGLAIGRATADAPPASDRGLRVAAVLDHLDVDAWRRVLEADEGVAGEAADGAGADSGSGGAMLPASGLSDLALAADEVRAFGHTLKAVDLRAAADAGGWKARLESDIADGEFDWRNAGDGALRARFRHLRVGQEGADAAEAGEDGGETRAAAEEAPPRRLPALDVIAERFELRGLALGRLEVFARNRGGLWELERFELANDDGRLAGSGQWRAAGRQRTRLDFRLETPDVGRLSQRLGHPEVVRGGKASLAGQLGWQGAPTRIDYPSLNGNMRLEAGAGQFRKLEPGVGRLLGILSLQALPRRITLDFRDVFSEGFAFDRISGSIAVAAGVMRTEDLEIRGPSARVTMTGSADVVAETQDLRVLVQPTLSESVAIGAAAGLLNPAVGVVTYLAQKVLSDPIEKLFAFEYAVTGGWSDPQVAKRGQAPVAE, translated from the coding sequence GTGCGCAATGCGATCGCATGGCTGCTCCGCGTCCTCGTCCTGGCCTGGCTGGTCGCGGCCGGCACCGTGCTGGTGGTGCGCCACGTGGTCATGCCCGCGGTCGGCGGATTCCGCGAACCGATCGCCGCGCTGCTCGCGCAGCAGCTCGATCTCCCGGTCGCGATCGACCATATCGAGGGGGCATGGGCGGGCTGGCGGCCGCGCGTGCGCATCGAGGGGCTGCGCATCGCCGACCGCGAGGGGCGCGAGGCGCTGACGCTGGGCGAAGTGGATGCGGTCGTGGCCTGGTCGTCGCTGCTGAAGGGCGCGCCGCATTTCGACCGTCTCGACATCCGCGCGCCCGAGCTGGTGCTGCGTCGCGACCCGGCGGGGAAAATCTTCGTGGCCGGCATTCCGCTGCCGGCGGACGAGGGCGGGGAGGCCGGCGGGCTGGACTGGTTGCTCGCCCAGCGCCAGATCACGATCCACGGCGCCCGCCTGGTCTGGCAGGACGAGCTGCGTGCCGCGCCCGCGCTGGAGCTCGAGGACCTGGCCTTCCGCCTCGACCGCCGCGGCGGCGCGCTGCGGGTCGCGCTCGACGCCCGGCCGCCGCCGGCGCTGGCCTCGGCGCTGCGCGTGCGCGCCGAGCTGCGGCGCGGGCTGCAGCTCGCCGACCTGCAGCGTCCCTGGCCGGCGATCGGCCGCCTGTACCTCGAACTCGAACGCGCCGACCTGGGCGGCTGGCAGCCCTGGCTGGACTACCCGCTGGCGCTCGCGGGGCACGGCGGGCTTCGTGCCTGGCTGGATGCGGAGGAGGAAGGCGCGCTGGCGCTGACCGCGGATCTCGCGCTCGACGGGGTGAGCACCCGTCTGGCCGAGGCCTTGCCGGAGCTGCAGGTCGCCCACCTGGCGGGGCGCCTCATGCTGGCGCGGGACGCGACCGGCACCCGGCTGAGCTCGCGCGCACTGACGCTGAGCCTGGCCGACGGCCTCGCGGTGGCGCCCACCGACTTCGAGCTCGGGCTCGAGCAGGCGGCCGACGGTGCGATCGCAGGCGGCACGATGAACGCGAACCGGCTCGATTTCGCCGCGCTCGCGGTGCTCGCGGGCTATCTGCCGCTGGACGAAGGCGTGCGCGCACGGCTGGCCCGCTTCGAGCCCAGCGGCAGCGTGGAGGACCTGCGCCTGAAGTGGCGCGGCGAGCCGGGGGCGCCGAGCCACTGGGCGCTTACGGCGCGCTTCGACGGCGTCGGCCTGCTCGCGCGCGAGGGCTGGCCCGGGCTGGGCGGCCTGTCGGGGAGCATCGATGGCGACGCCGACGGCGGGCGTTTCAGGCTGGCCGGCAGCGGCATGCATCTCGACCTGCCGATGGTGTTCGATCCCGGCCGGCTCGAATTCGACCGCCTGCGCGCCGAGGGCGGCTGGCAGCGCCGCGACGGCCGGCTGGAGATCGCGCTCGACGGTGCCGAGTTCGACAACGCCGATGCCGCCGGCACCGCCTCCGGGCGTTACTGGCCGACTGCGGACGGCACGGGCGCGGTCGACCTCCAGGCCCGCCTGAGCCGGGCGCAGGCGACGTCCGTTTGGCGCTACCTGCCGCGGGTGGTCAACGCCCATACCCGGGAATGGGTGCAGCACGGCATCCGCGCCGCGGGCGTGCCGGAAGCCAGGCTGCGCCTGCAGGGCAGGCTGGCGGACTTCCCGTTCCGCGACGGCTCGGGCCAGTTCCTGGTCACGGTGCGGGTGGCGGACGGGGTGCTGGATTACGCGTCCGGCTGGCCGGGCATCGACGGCATCCAGGGCGAACTGCGCTTCGAGGGGCCGGGCATGCGCATCGCGGCCGAGCGCGGGCGCATCCTGGGCGTCGATCTGGTCGACGTGGTCGCCGACGTGCCCGACCTCGACGCCCGCCCGAGCGAGATCATGACCATCACCGGGCGTGCGCGCGGGCCGACCGCGGAATTCCTGCGCTTCGTGGCGGAAAGCCCGGTGTCGGAGCGCATCGGCGGCTTCACCGACGACATCCGCGCCGAAGGCCGGGGCGAGCTCGACCTGAAGCTGGTGATGCCGCTGCGCAATGTCCGCGAGACCGAGGTCGAGGGCGAGTTCCGTTTTGCCGGCAACCGCGTCGAACTGCTCGACGGGCTGCCGGCGCTGGAGCGCGCCGCCGGCAAGGTCCGCTTCACCGGCGACTCGCTCGCCATTCCGGAGGCGCGTGCGCAATTCCTCGGTCATCCGGCGACGGTCAGCGCGCAGACCGCGGCCGACGGTGCGGTGCGCTTCGAGGCGAGCGGGCGCGCCGACGCCGGCGCCGTGCGCGCCCGCTACGCCCTGCCGCCGCTCGACGGGCTGTCCGGCACCGCCGGATGGCAGGCCGCGATCCGCGTCGGCAAGGGCGGCACGCGGGTGGAGGTCGCGTCCGATCTGCTCGGGTTCGCGTCCAGCCTGCCGGCGCCGCTGAACAAGTCGGCAGGTGATGCCTGGCCGTCGCGCTTCGTGTTCGAGCATCCGGCCGGTGGGGAGGTCGACGGCATCGCGCTGCAGATCGGCGGGCAACTGCGTGCCGATCTGCAGCGCGCGCGCGACGAGGTCGGAACGCTGCGCGGCGGCCTGGCGATCGGACGCGCCACCGCCGATGCGCCGCCCGCCTCCGATCGCGGCCTGCGGGTGGCGGCGGTGCTCGACCATCTCGACGTCGACGCCTGGCGCCGCGTGCTCGAGGCCGACGAGGGCGTGGCCGGGGAGGCGGCGGACGGTGCCGGGGCCGACAGCGGATCGGGCGGCGCGATGCTGCCCGCCTCCGGCTTGAGCGATCTCGCACTCGCTGCGGACGAGGTGCGTGCCTTCGGCCACACCCTGAAGGCGGTGGATCTGCGCGCCGCGGCCGATGCCGGGGGCTGGAAGGCGCGACTGGAGAGCGACATCGCCGACGGCGAGTTCGACTGGCGCAACGCGGGCGACGGCGCACTGCGGGCGCGCTTCCGCCATCTGCGCGTGGGGCAGGAGGGCGCCGATGCGGCGGAGGCGGGCGAGGACGGTGGCGAGACGCGCGCGGCGGCGGAGGAAGCGCCCCCGCGCCGACTGCCCGCGCTCGACGTGATCGCCGAGCGCTTCGAGCTGCGCGGCCTGGCGCTCGGGCGGCTGGAGGTGTTCGCGCGCAATCGCGGCGGGCTGTGGGAGCTCGAGCGCTTCGAGCTCGCCAACGACGACGGCCGGCTGGCCGGCAGTGGTCAATGGCGGGCGGCGGGGCGCCAGCGCACGCGGCTCGACTTCCGCCTCGAGACGCCCGATGTCGGCCGCCTGTCGCAGCGCCTGGGGCATCCGGAGGTGGTGCGCGGGGGCAAGGCGAGCCTGGCCGGGCAGCTCGGCTGGCAGGGCGCGCCCACGCGCATCGACTATCCGAGCCTGAACGGCAACATGAGGCTCGAGGCCGGCGCCGGCCAGTTCAGGAAGCTCGAGCCCGGCGTCGGCCGCCTGCTCGGCATCCTCAGCCTGCAGGCCCTGCCGCGGCGGATCACGCTCGACTTCCGCGACGTGTTTTCCGAAGGATTCGCCTTCGATCGCATTTCCGGTAGCATCGCTGTGGCTGCCGGCGTGATGCGCACCGAGGACCTGGAGATACGCGGGCCGTCGGCGCGGGTGACGATGACCGGCTCGGCCGACGTCGTCGCCGAAACGCAGGACCTGCGCGTGCTGGTGCAGCCCACGCTGTCCGAGTCGGTGGCCATCGGCGCGGCCGCCGGCCTGCTGAACCCGGCGGTGGGGGTGGTGACCTACCTCGCGCAGAAGGTGCTCAGCGACCCGATCGAGAAGCTCTTCGCCTTCGAATACGCGGTGACCGGGGGGTGGTCCGACCCGCAGGTGGCCAAGCGTGGCCAGGCGCCGGTGGCGGAATAG
- the mnmA gene encoding tRNA 2-thiouridine(34) synthase MnmA codes for MKVVVGMSGGVDSSVTALLLKQQGYDVTGLFMKNWEDDDDSDYCSTRQDLVDVASVCDVIGIELEVVNFSTEYKDRVFADFLREYEAGRTPNPDVLCNSEIKFRCFLDHAMRMGAERIATGHYAQVREWTNDGRSEYQLLKAEDGTKDQSYFLYRLTQEQLAKTMFPLGALYKREVRRIAAEAGLHVAEKKDSTGICFIGERPFREFLMRYLPTRPGEIRALDDERVLGEHQGLMYHTIGQRKGLHIGGIKGNQDEAGEHDAWYVAKKDVKTNVLYVVQGHDHPALLRDRLVATDLNWIAGRDPHTNWVYTAKPRYRTPDQPCEIDRIADGRAEIAFAQPQWAITPGQSVVVYESKVCLGGGIIV; via the coding sequence ATGAAGGTGGTCGTCGGCATGTCCGGCGGCGTGGATTCGTCGGTGACCGCGCTGCTGCTCAAGCAGCAGGGCTATGACGTGACCGGGCTGTTCATGAAGAACTGGGAGGACGACGACGACTCGGACTACTGCTCGACGCGCCAGGACCTGGTGGATGTCGCCTCGGTGTGCGACGTGATCGGCATCGAGCTCGAGGTCGTCAACTTCAGCACGGAATACAAGGACCGCGTGTTCGCCGACTTCCTGCGCGAGTACGAGGCCGGCCGCACGCCCAACCCGGACGTGCTGTGCAACTCCGAGATCAAGTTCCGCTGCTTCCTCGACCACGCCATGCGGATGGGCGCCGAGCGCATCGCCACCGGCCACTACGCCCAGGTGCGCGAGTGGACCAACGACGGCCGCAGCGAGTACCAGCTGCTCAAGGCAGAGGACGGCACCAAGGACCAGAGCTACTTCCTGTACCGCCTCACCCAGGAGCAGCTGGCGAAGACCATGTTCCCGCTCGGTGCGCTGTACAAGCGCGAGGTGCGCAGGATCGCCGCCGAGGCCGGCCTGCACGTCGCAGAGAAGAAGGACTCCACCGGCATCTGCTTCATCGGCGAGCGCCCCTTCCGCGAGTTCCTGATGCGCTACCTGCCGACCCGGCCGGGCGAGATCCGCGCGCTCGACGACGAGCGCGTGCTGGGCGAGCACCAGGGCCTGATGTACCACACCATCGGCCAGCGCAAGGGCCTGCACATCGGCGGCATCAAGGGTAACCAGGACGAGGCCGGCGAGCACGACGCGTGGTATGTGGCGAAGAAGGACGTCAAGACCAACGTGCTGTACGTGGTGCAGGGGCACGATCATCCGGCGCTGCTGCGCGACCGCCTGGTGGCGACCGACCTCAACTGGATCGCCGGCCGCGACCCGCATACCAACTGGGTCTACACCGCCAAGCCGCGCTACCGCACGCCCGACCAGCCGTGCGAAATCGACCGCATCGCCGACGGTCGCGCCGAGATCGCCTTCGCCCAGCCGCAGTGGGCGATCACCCCGGGGCAGAGCGTGGTGGTCTACGAGTCGAAGGTCTGCCTCGGCGGCGGCATCATCGTCTGA
- a CDS encoding histidine phosphatase family protein — translation MDLLLWRHAEAVDGTPDHTRELTPRGLKQARRMARWLDERRPKQLKVLVSPTLRTRQTATAFTDDFQIVGSLGPDGNVADILGATGWPDASGAALVVGHQPALGRLCALLLSGSEADWTIKKGALWWFTNRVREGETQTVLRAMIPSDLA, via the coding sequence ATGGACCTGCTGCTATGGCGACATGCGGAGGCGGTGGACGGCACGCCCGACCACACCCGTGAGCTCACTCCGCGCGGACTGAAGCAGGCGCGCCGCATGGCACGCTGGCTCGACGAGCGCCGGCCGAAGCAACTCAAGGTGCTGGTCAGTCCGACCCTGCGCACCCGCCAGACCGCCACCGCCTTCACCGACGACTTCCAGATCGTCGGCAGTCTGGGCCCCGACGGCAACGTCGCCGACATTCTCGGCGCCACCGGCTGGCCGGACGCCAGCGGCGCCGCCCTGGTGGTCGGTCACCAGCCGGCGCTGGGTCGCCTGTGCGCACTGCTGCTGTCGGGCAGCGAAGCCGACTGGACGATCAAGAAGGGCGCGCTGTGGTGGTTCACCAACCGTGTGCGCGAAGGCGAGACGCAGACCGTGCTGCGCGCGATGATTCCGAGCGATCTGGCGTGA